Proteins from a single region of Hydra vulgaris chromosome 12, alternate assembly HydraT2T_AEP:
- the LOC136088307 gene encoding uncharacterized protein LOC136088307, translated as MVQGQQYSLRKQQVLHRRLIVDRVVSIVKVIGKRGMPYRGKAGCEAVNVLANDRVDHGTFLEIVILVAKYDEILKAHLKEIIDKGMLNDKQDKRNRANRNTFISKSTVNQIILGIAKLMKSAIAEKVQQAGIFSVQLDTTQDVTQADKCAIVLRYVTDKVEERLIGVVDSHSGKGSDLCKLMSNVLEQNGIDITKYVSDSTDGASNMAGAYNGFTTFLEKASPGHIHTWCYAHVLNLVVCDATSSNEALMTLFGILQKAAMFFRESYLRMDLWTDHMKEKNGQNMHKRLSVIGATRWGSKHDALQKFFDTFRDGEGALYTDVVQVLEIAVSSTKLSVEARYDAQCLLTSLLKYKTVLTGFVYLRIMESTTPLSKYLQTSGLNFIKAFEMVKVTISEIQTQSRNFDQVKVAADHFINVSATILDE; from the coding sequence ATGGTACAAGGTCAGCAATATAGTCTACGAAAACAGCAAGTTTTACATCGTAGATTGATCGTGGACAGAGTAGTGTCAATTGTCAAAGTGATTGGTAAACGTGGTATGCCATATCGAGGTAAGGCTGGTTGCGAAGCCGTCAATGTTTTGGCTAACGACAGAGTGGATCATGGAACATTTCTTGAAATCGTGATTCTTGTTGCGAAGTACGATGAAATTCTAAAAGCGCATTTGAAGGAAATTATCGACAAAGGCATGCTGAATGATAAACAGGATAAGAGGAATAGAGCTAACAGAAATACTTTCATTTCCAAATCCACTGTAAACCAAATTATATTAGGAATCGCTAAATTAATGAAAAGTGCCATTGCTGAAAAAGTACAACAAGCGGGGATATTCTCAGTGCAACTTGACACAACTCAAGATGTAACACAAGCGGATAAATGTGCGATAGTCCTGCGATACGTTACCGACAAAGTTGAGGAGCGACTTATTGGTGTTGTCGATTCACATTCTGGAAAAGGCAGTGATCTGTGCAAATTGATGTCAAATGTTTTGGAACAAAATGGCATTGATATTACTAAATATGTGTCAGATAGTACTGATGGAGCGTCTAATATGGCCGGGGCATACAATGGATTTACGACATTCTTAGAAAAAGCGTCTCCTGGACACATTCACACATGGTGTTATGCGCATGTTTTAAATCTGGTCGTATGTGACGCCACCAGCAGTAATGAAGCTTTAATGACACTTTTTGGTATACTTCAAAAGGCTGCTATGTTTTTTCGTGAGTCCTACTTGAGAATGGACCTTTGGACTGATcacatgaaagaaaaaaatggcCAAAACATGCACAAACGACTAAGTGTTATCGGTGCTACTAGATGGGGGTCCAAACACGATGCCcttcaaaagttttttgatacGTTTCGCGACGGTGAAGGAGCATTATACACAGACGTCGTTCAAGTACTGGAAATAGCAGTCTCTTCCACTAAATTAAGTGTTGAAGCACGCTATGATGCGCAGTGTCTATTAACGTCCTTATTGAAGTATAAGACTGTACTGACGGGATTTGTATATCTAAGAATAATGGAGTCAACCACACCACTGTCCAAATACCTACAGACGTCTGGATTGAATTTCATAAAGGCGTTTGAGATGGTTAAAGTAACTATTTCAGAAATTCAGACTCAATCACGCAATTTTGATCAAGTTAAGGTGGCTGCAGACCATTTCATTAATGTGTCCGCAACCATTCTTGACGAGTGA